A genomic stretch from Pradoshia eiseniae includes:
- a CDS encoding CdaR family protein, with the protein MDKITSSSWFMRIGAFVVAFMLFMQVNSDPSNITNTQTKDGSTLINDVPVEIYYDTDNLIVAGAPDTVGITLEGPESIVNATRNKMDFEIYVDLSEAEIGSQRVPIQVKGLSDKLEYELTQAYADVDVEEKVTEEYNVEVEFDKSLLGEGYQAETPVIEPAAVKITGAKSLVDQIAVVRAAVNTDGSVTKDISTEATVQAYDINMNKLDVTINPASVNITIDISSPSKEVSLKPVQKGTEPDGITIEDIKLNVNKVTIYGDVSVLKDVKEIEIPVDISDIKKDTTLDLPLSLPDGVVGASADTVKVTIDVKGENGEDEPVSTETKEATDTIAAIPIDIIGVDEDLYEANFITPADGSVSMEVSGEESFLESLEVSDISISVDVTGLKKGEHQVTMNVKAPDEVHWELPDDSRTVTIALVEKN; encoded by the coding sequence ATGGATAAGATCACTTCGAGTAGTTGGTTCATGAGAATTGGAGCTTTTGTGGTAGCGTTTATGTTATTTATGCAAGTCAATAGCGATCCAAGTAATATCACGAACACCCAAACGAAAGATGGATCGACGCTTATCAATGATGTCCCTGTTGAAATTTACTATGATACGGACAATTTGATTGTAGCCGGTGCGCCTGATACGGTAGGTATTACGCTTGAAGGCCCAGAAAGCATTGTGAATGCGACGCGAAATAAAATGGATTTTGAGATTTATGTGGATCTATCGGAGGCGGAAATTGGGTCCCAAAGAGTGCCTATTCAAGTAAAAGGCCTATCAGATAAATTAGAGTATGAATTGACCCAAGCTTATGCCGATGTTGATGTTGAAGAAAAAGTGACGGAAGAATACAATGTAGAAGTAGAATTTGATAAGAGCCTCCTTGGAGAAGGATATCAGGCAGAAACGCCTGTTATAGAGCCTGCTGCCGTTAAGATTACTGGAGCGAAAAGCCTTGTTGATCAGATAGCTGTCGTAAGGGCCGCGGTCAACACCGATGGATCAGTCACAAAGGATATCAGTACGGAAGCAACTGTTCAAGCTTATGACATCAATATGAATAAGCTGGATGTCACCATTAACCCCGCTTCTGTTAATATTACAATTGATATCAGCAGTCCATCGAAGGAGGTTAGCCTGAAGCCTGTCCAAAAAGGAACAGAGCCGGATGGCATCACGATTGAGGATATTAAGCTGAATGTCAATAAAGTCACCATCTATGGGGATGTATCTGTTCTGAAAGATGTTAAGGAAATCGAAATTCCGGTTGATATAAGCGACATTAAGAAAGACACCACCCTAGACCTCCCGCTTAGTCTGCCAGACGGTGTTGTAGGCGCATCAGCCGATACTGTGAAGGTCACCATTGATGTTAAGGGGGAAAACGGCGAAGATGAGCCGGTATCTACGGAGACAAAAGAGGCCACTGACACGATTGCTGCAATACCGATTGACATCATTGGAGTGGATGAAGATCTATATGAAGCCAATTTCATTACCCCTGCGGATGGTTCCGTATCAATGGAAGTATCTGGTGAGGAATCATTCCTTGAGTCTTTAGAGGTGAGTGACATCTCGATTTCTGTCGATGTCACGGGTTTAAAGAAGGGGGAGCATCAGGTGACGATGAATGTGAAGGCACCTGATGAAGTACATTGGGAACTTCCTGATGACAGCAGGACAGTAACAATCGCGTTAGTAGAAAAGAATTGA
- the glmS gene encoding glutamine--fructose-6-phosphate transaminase (isomerizing): MCGIVGYIGHQDAKDILLKGLEKLEYRGYDSAGIAVMNENGVHVFKEKGRIADLREVVDSNVDATKGIGHTRWATHGEPSCKNAHPHQSANKRFTIVHNGVIENYEQLKKEYLEGVELMSDTDTEIIVQLVSKFVEEGLSVEAAFAKTLALLHGSYAIGLLDEQDAETIYVAKNKSPLLVGVGLGFNVIASDAMAMLQVTDQFVELMDKEMVIVTKDAITIKELDGTVVEREPYTAELDASDIEKGTYPHYMLKEIDEQPLVMRKIIQNYQDESGDLAIDPTIIDAINEADRLYIIACGTSYHAGLVGKQMIEKMAKIPVEVHVASEFGYNMPLLSEKPLFIFISQSGETADSRAVLVQIKEMGYKALTLTNVPGSTLSREADYTLLLHAGPEIAVASTKAYTAQMAVLTILASVVGKSKGHLADFPVVKELGIIANAMETLCDDKDRFEMIAREYLSVTRNCFFIGRSLDYFVCLEGALKLKEISYIQAEGFAGGELKHGTIALIEEGTPVIALATQEDVNLSIRGNVKEVAARGAHPCIISMEGLEQEGDAYVLPEVNPMLTPLISVVPLQLISYYASLHRGCDVDKPRNLAKSVTVE; the protein is encoded by the coding sequence ATGTGTGGAATTGTAGGATATATTGGACATCAAGATGCAAAAGACATTTTATTAAAAGGCTTGGAAAAGCTTGAATATAGAGGATATGATTCAGCGGGTATCGCTGTCATGAATGAAAATGGCGTTCACGTTTTCAAGGAGAAAGGCCGTATTGCTGATCTTCGCGAGGTCGTTGACAGCAATGTGGATGCAACTAAGGGAATTGGCCATACGCGCTGGGCAACTCATGGGGAGCCTAGCTGCAAGAATGCCCACCCTCACCAAAGTGCTAATAAGCGTTTCACCATCGTTCATAACGGAGTAATCGAGAACTATGAGCAATTAAAGAAGGAATATCTCGAGGGCGTCGAGCTTATGAGTGATACGGATACTGAAATCATCGTGCAGCTCGTCAGCAAGTTCGTCGAGGAAGGACTATCTGTGGAAGCAGCATTTGCGAAGACTTTGGCATTGCTGCATGGCTCATATGCGATTGGCTTATTGGATGAACAAGATGCAGAAACGATTTATGTTGCAAAGAATAAGAGCCCGCTCTTAGTAGGTGTAGGTCTTGGATTTAATGTTATTGCAAGCGATGCAATGGCGATGCTGCAAGTAACGGACCAATTTGTTGAGCTAATGGATAAAGAAATGGTTATCGTGACAAAGGATGCTATTACAATCAAGGAACTTGACGGTACTGTTGTCGAGCGTGAACCTTATACAGCTGAGCTTGATGCAAGTGATATTGAAAAGGGTACTTACCCTCATTATATGCTTAAAGAGATTGATGAGCAGCCATTGGTTATGCGTAAAATCATCCAGAATTATCAGGATGAGTCTGGTGATTTGGCCATCGACCCGACAATTATTGATGCTATCAATGAAGCAGATCGCCTATATATCATTGCTTGTGGAACAAGCTACCATGCTGGTCTTGTTGGAAAGCAAATGATTGAAAAGATGGCTAAGATTCCAGTAGAGGTGCATGTAGCATCTGAATTTGGCTATAACATGCCACTTCTATCTGAGAAGCCATTATTCATCTTCATTTCCCAAAGCGGTGAGACAGCGGACAGCCGTGCTGTGCTGGTTCAAATCAAGGAGATGGGGTATAAAGCACTCACCCTCACAAATGTACCAGGATCAACCTTATCCCGTGAAGCGGATTATACATTATTGCTTCATGCTGGCCCTGAAATTGCTGTTGCTTCAACGAAAGCATACACAGCACAAATGGCTGTATTGACGATTCTTGCTTCTGTGGTCGGTAAATCAAAAGGTCATTTGGCTGACTTCCCTGTCGTGAAGGAACTCGGCATTATCGCTAATGCAATGGAGACCCTTTGCGATGACAAGGACCGTTTCGAAATGATTGCGCGTGAATATTTGTCTGTCACACGTAACTGCTTCTTTATCGGTCGTTCCCTCGACTACTTTGTATGTCTAGAAGGGGCGCTTAAGCTTAAAGAGATTTCTTATATTCAAGCAGAAGGATTCGCAGGCGGCGAATTGAAACATGGTACAATTGCCCTCATTGAAGAAGGCACGCCAGTAATCGCGCTTGCTACGCAAGAAGATGTTAACCTCAGCATCCGCGGCAACGTGAAAGAAGTTGCTGCCCGTGGCGCACACCCTTGTATCATTTCCATGGAAGGACTTGAACAAGAGGGGGATGCTTATGTATTACCAGAAGTAAATCCGATGTTAACACCTCTTATCTCTGTAGTACCATTACAACTAATTTCTTACTATGCATCTCTTCACCGTGGCTGTGATGTGGATAAACCGCGTAACTTAGCGAAATCGGTGACAGTGGAGTAA
- the glmM gene encoding phosphoglucosamine mutase yields the protein MGKYFGTDGVRGVANSELTPELAFKLGRFGGYVLTKHTDERPKVLIGRDTRISGYMLESALVAGLLSIGAEVMRLGIISTPGVAYLTKALGAQAGVMISASHNPVADNGIKFFGSDGFKLSDEQEAEIEELLDMGSDELPRPIGGDLGTINDFFEGGQKYIQYLKQTADEDFTGLHVALDCAHGATSSLATHLFADLDADISTMGASPNGLNINEGVGSTHPEKLAQFVLEKGADVGLAFDGDGDRLIAVDEKGEIVDGDQIMYICAKYMKEQNRLKHGTVVSTVMSNMGFYKQLEANDIKSAQTAVGDRYVVEEMKKGGYNLGGEQSGHIIFLDYNTTGDGLLTGVQLINIMKLTKKPLSELAGEMTIYPQKLVNIRVTDKHHVTDNEKVKAVIEEVEAEMNGNGRILVRPSGTEPLVRVMAEAPTQEQCDQYVDRIADVVRAEMGL from the coding sequence ATGGGTAAATATTTCGGTACAGATGGTGTGAGGGGTGTAGCGAATAGTGAACTGACACCTGAGCTTGCTTTTAAGCTAGGCCGGTTTGGAGGGTATGTATTAACGAAGCATACAGATGAGCGTCCAAAGGTTTTAATTGGCCGTGACACTCGAATTTCCGGTTATATGCTGGAAAGCGCGTTAGTGGCGGGTCTTCTCTCCATTGGCGCAGAGGTTATGCGTTTAGGCATTATCTCAACCCCAGGCGTAGCCTATTTGACCAAGGCCTTAGGTGCGCAGGCAGGAGTCATGATCTCCGCCTCACATAATCCTGTAGCGGATAACGGAATTAAATTCTTTGGCTCTGATGGATTCAAGCTATCTGATGAGCAAGAAGCAGAAATCGAAGAATTGCTTGATATGGGGTCAGATGAGCTTCCGCGACCAATCGGTGGTGACCTTGGCACAATCAATGATTTCTTCGAAGGTGGACAGAAATACATTCAATACTTGAAACAGACGGCTGATGAGGATTTTACCGGACTTCATGTGGCGCTTGATTGTGCACACGGCGCAACGTCCTCCCTTGCGACGCATTTATTTGCAGATTTGGATGCAGATATCTCAACTATGGGGGCATCTCCGAACGGGTTGAATATCAATGAGGGAGTCGGCTCTACTCATCCTGAAAAACTGGCTCAATTTGTCCTTGAGAAGGGTGCGGATGTCGGTCTCGCTTTCGATGGTGACGGAGATCGCTTGATTGCTGTTGATGAAAAAGGTGAAATCGTTGACGGTGACCAAATCATGTACATTTGTGCAAAATATATGAAAGAACAAAATCGACTGAAGCACGGTACAGTCGTATCAACAGTCATGAGCAATATGGGCTTTTACAAGCAGCTTGAAGCGAATGACATAAAGAGCGCTCAAACAGCAGTCGGAGATCGCTATGTGGTCGAAGAGATGAAAAAAGGCGGCTATAATCTTGGAGGAGAGCAATCAGGTCATATTATCTTCCTCGATTACAACACGACGGGAGATGGTCTCCTAACAGGTGTGCAGCTAATCAACATTATGAAGCTGACGAAGAAACCATTGTCTGAGCTTGCCGGTGAGATGACGATCTATCCGCAAAAGCTTGTGAACATTCGAGTAACCGATAAGCATCATGTGACTGACAATGAGAAGGTGAAAGCCGTCATTGAGGAAGTCGAGGCTGAAATGAACGGAAACGGCCGCATCCTTGTTCGTCCTTCCGGAACAGAGCCGCTTGTTCGGGTTATGGCTGAAGCGCCGACACAAGAGCAATGCGACCAATACGTAGACCGAATCGCAGATGTTGTGCGAGCGGAAATGGGATTATAA